Proteins encoded by one window of Chondromyces crocatus:
- a CDS encoding PAS domain-containing protein: MDHAEGDTAELIAQLRAENEALRTQLRRADAPPASSPDPRQVRTAIPLKSAEIRYDVQGRLTEWSRESERLLGWRRDEVVGRFFWEVITPEEVPPEIVQLTLQFTLTGQLVTARAPSRTRSGERLDCTWTNTVFRDAEGTPVEVSVEVLPVGEDSPAVLLRRSQAFVLALLNNSPSVIYVKDTPGRYLLVNQRFLDLFHFTEEQVLGKTDAELFPHAIATAFREADEASLARGEPLQLEELAPAMDGDRIFFSSKFPLRDGAGRVLGICGISTDITKTKRADEAREAMQEQMIQGQRAALRELSSPLMPIAEGVLAMPLVGTIDSLRAREILETLLDGIARERARTAIVDITGVKVMDTLVANALVGVARAARLLGAEVLLTGMSPAVAQTLVALQLDLTDLTTLSTLQSGIAHALRHLRRDGSDSLRR, from the coding sequence ATGGATCACGCGGAGGGAGACACTGCAGAGCTGATCGCGCAGCTCCGCGCCGAGAACGAAGCGCTGCGCACTCAGCTCAGGCGAGCTGATGCGCCGCCGGCATCGAGCCCGGATCCGAGACAGGTCCGGACCGCGATTCCCCTGAAGTCCGCCGAGATTCGCTACGACGTGCAGGGGCGCCTGACCGAGTGGTCACGGGAGTCCGAGCGCTTGCTCGGCTGGCGACGTGACGAGGTCGTGGGGCGGTTCTTCTGGGAGGTGATCACCCCGGAGGAGGTCCCGCCCGAGATCGTGCAGCTGACCCTCCAGTTCACGCTGACGGGTCAGCTCGTGACCGCCCGCGCCCCGAGCAGGACCCGCTCCGGCGAGCGCCTCGACTGCACCTGGACCAACACCGTCTTCCGCGACGCGGAGGGCACCCCCGTGGAGGTGAGCGTCGAGGTGTTGCCCGTCGGCGAGGACAGCCCAGCCGTCCTCTTGCGGCGGAGCCAGGCGTTCGTGCTCGCTCTGCTGAACAACTCGCCGAGCGTGATCTACGTGAAGGATACGCCAGGCCGTTACCTCCTCGTGAACCAGCGCTTTCTCGACCTGTTCCACTTCACCGAGGAGCAGGTGCTCGGGAAGACGGATGCCGAGCTGTTCCCGCACGCCATCGCGACGGCGTTCCGAGAGGCCGACGAGGCCTCGCTCGCACGCGGTGAGCCCCTGCAACTGGAGGAGCTCGCGCCAGCGATGGACGGGGACAGGATCTTCTTCTCCTCGAAGTTCCCTCTGCGCGACGGAGCGGGGCGCGTGCTCGGGATCTGCGGGATCAGCACCGACATCACCAAGACCAAGCGCGCCGACGAGGCGCGGGAGGCGATGCAGGAGCAGATGATCCAGGGCCAGCGCGCGGCGCTCCGCGAGCTGTCGTCACCGCTCATGCCCATCGCCGAGGGCGTGCTGGCCATGCCCCTGGTCGGCACCATCGACAGCTTGCGAGCGCGGGAGATCCTGGAGACCTTGCTCGACGGCATCGCGCGCGAGCGCGCCCGCACGGCGATCGTCGACATCACGGGGGTCAAGGTGATGGACACCCTGGTCGCCAACGCGCTGGTCGGGGTCGCGCGTGCTGCACGACTGCTCGGCGCCGAGGTGCTGCTCACGGGCATGAGCCCGGCGGTGGCGCAGACGCTGGTGGCGCTCCAGCTCGATCTCACCGATCTCACCACGCTGAGCACGCTCCAGAGCGGCATCGCACACGCGCTCCGGCACCTCCGTCGCGACGGGAGCGACAGCCTGCGACGCTGA
- a CDS encoding cytochrome P450, which translates to MANPSRDTALHALPGLRPLPLLGGRPHLVRFLRDPLTTVRALHHEYGDVAVLCAEKPAMVCLFGGQNNRQVLTDAKLFVNYSKSLVETAPDSPLTRLTTSLPSLNGEMHKRRRRLMMPAFSKGRVEAYRDQMVEVTERYLARRPSGQIVDIASEMTELTMCIALQCLFGLDVSNEAEDLGRLGLQFLEGLTSLGVMALPFEIPGLPYRRFMQRCAQLEARISALIQRKRSSGEETQDLLSILLRTHDEDGGALTDAELLSESTGLFIAGHDTTANTLSWTLFLLSQHPEIYAALVDQLTSVLGGEAPTVEQLSQLPLLDAVIKESMRLLPAAPLLFLRNSSEKAKLDGCTLPPDTTVILSPIISHHAPEIFPEPRRFRPDRWSTLRPSPYDYLPFGAGPRTCIGASFAALELRIALAILLQRRRFTLSPDAVVSHHMRSILMGPRKGLRMVWTRQDGHFARPGGVRGTIHDLVDLS; encoded by the coding sequence GTGGCGAACCCTTCGCGAGATACCGCGCTCCACGCTTTGCCGGGGCTGCGGCCCCTGCCCCTCCTCGGCGGAAGACCTCACCTCGTTCGATTCCTCCGCGACCCGTTGACGACCGTGAGGGCGCTGCACCATGAGTACGGCGACGTGGCCGTCCTCTGCGCCGAGAAGCCCGCCATGGTCTGCTTGTTCGGCGGGCAGAACAACCGGCAGGTGCTCACGGACGCGAAGCTGTTCGTCAACTACAGCAAGTCGCTCGTCGAGACGGCACCAGACAGCCCGCTGACGCGCCTCACGACCTCGTTGCCCTCGCTCAATGGCGAGATGCACAAGAGGCGCCGGCGCTTGATGATGCCAGCGTTCTCGAAGGGTCGCGTCGAGGCGTACCGGGATCAGATGGTCGAGGTGACCGAGCGCTACCTCGCGCGCAGGCCCAGCGGCCAGATCGTGGACATCGCCTCGGAGATGACCGAGCTGACGATGTGCATCGCGCTGCAGTGCTTGTTCGGGCTGGACGTCTCGAACGAGGCCGAGGATCTGGGGCGCCTGGGGCTCCAGTTCCTCGAAGGGCTGACCTCTCTCGGCGTGATGGCGCTGCCGTTCGAGATCCCCGGGCTGCCGTACCGCCGCTTCATGCAGCGCTGCGCGCAGCTCGAGGCGCGGATCTCCGCGCTGATCCAGCGGAAGCGGAGCAGCGGCGAGGAGACCCAGGACCTGCTCTCCATCCTCCTCCGGACGCACGACGAGGACGGTGGCGCGTTGACCGATGCCGAGCTGCTCAGCGAGTCCACCGGGCTCTTCATCGCAGGCCACGACACGACCGCGAACACGCTGAGCTGGACGCTCTTTCTGCTCTCTCAGCACCCCGAGATCTATGCCGCCCTCGTCGACCAGCTCACCTCGGTGCTGGGCGGTGAAGCCCCCACCGTCGAGCAGCTCTCGCAGCTCCCGCTGCTGGACGCGGTGATCAAGGAGAGCATGCGCCTGCTGCCGGCGGCGCCGCTGCTCTTTCTACGGAACTCCTCGGAGAAGGCCAAGCTCGACGGCTGCACCCTGCCGCCCGACACGACGGTCATCCTGAGCCCGATCATCTCCCACCACGCGCCCGAGATCTTCCCGGAGCCCAGGCGGTTCCGACCGGATCGCTGGAGCACGTTGCGGCCGTCGCCGTACGACTACCTGCCCTTCGGTGCAGGCCCTCGGACGTGCATCGGGGCGAGCTTTGCGGCGCTGGAGCTGCGGATCGCGCTGGCGATCCTCTTGCAGCGTCGTCGCTTCACGCTCTCTCCGGATGCCGTGGTGTCGCACCACATGCGAAGCATCCTCATGGGCCCTCGGAAGGGGCTGCGGATGGTCTGGACTCGACAAGATGGGCACTTCGCGCGGCCTGGCGGCGTGCGAGGGACGATCCACGATCTCGTCGACTTGAGCTGA
- a CDS encoding B12-binding domain-containing radical SAM protein: MATDILVIVPVEPPIAHFADSVVRQTSGGRLHMPLTQAFHEFEEYVGAALELYKPSQRPHFGGEMWPPVIGTKAADFLASRAAQPPRRTLASITLATHLERAGLRWEVVDPGMQELHYWRKRFEQARANNPTAIAICTTFIVCEPWLRALCHVIREVLPSTKIIMGGYYYAVNVKKFLALDADIFCVGEGEQRLPAIVQALKGQRSLEEIPGLYIRRPDGGTHHTGSVEQLDMNELPIVDWSLSTRVEPPIDPIATPVATWVETQRGCVFSCEFCDYRTIQTPAVMTTDRAAEAILAAGVSPRGSVRITDSTATFPHKRWEEVLQKLIERGGSKAPLWCFARVSDINERSAELMKLAGVQHMFIGQESGDQRVLTEMKKGTNVKQVRPAVAALAKHGLNATFAFIHGFPGEDDASIQATRTLIKTLNDGHEDRPVALLYLAQPLVLFDLATVSQRPEMQGVDHWMAYDNARFPPQRALAEVLQTVMEVSRIPHAPAYLLMPGTFPGYWEEYFFFSPHRYEVFRWMKALERGVAIFLERDLEGTKPNDAELARLKEQILARREAIPVWRSRAERMAARAQRLVVQRLTREWTNEGKTGPGPLTRGLMGLSVLRDTRNPQLAREALKTGVYPTLGTVNLKESELDSLAADLRDESLGVEHRRRQVAAARKAFVPASALSRRGPNGEPVTPGASDPAENDAAT; this comes from the coding sequence ATGGCGACGGATATTCTCGTAATCGTGCCGGTCGAGCCGCCCATTGCGCACTTCGCAGATTCGGTCGTTCGTCAGACGTCGGGCGGGCGTCTGCACATGCCCCTCACGCAGGCCTTCCACGAGTTCGAAGAGTACGTGGGCGCCGCGCTCGAACTCTACAAACCCTCGCAGCGACCGCACTTCGGCGGTGAGATGTGGCCTCCCGTCATCGGGACGAAGGCTGCGGACTTCCTGGCCAGCCGCGCGGCGCAGCCCCCGCGTCGCACCCTGGCGTCGATCACGCTCGCCACCCACCTGGAACGAGCGGGCCTGCGCTGGGAGGTCGTCGATCCCGGAATGCAGGAACTCCACTACTGGAGGAAGCGCTTCGAACAGGCGCGCGCGAACAACCCGACGGCCATCGCCATCTGCACCACGTTCATCGTCTGCGAGCCGTGGCTGCGCGCCCTCTGCCACGTCATCCGCGAGGTCCTGCCGTCCACGAAGATCATCATGGGCGGCTACTACTATGCGGTGAACGTGAAGAAGTTCCTCGCGCTCGACGCCGACATCTTCTGCGTCGGCGAAGGCGAACAGCGTCTCCCGGCCATCGTCCAGGCGCTCAAGGGGCAGCGCAGCCTCGAAGAGATCCCCGGCCTTTACATCCGCCGACCCGACGGCGGGACGCACCACACGGGCTCTGTCGAGCAGCTCGACATGAATGAGCTGCCCATCGTCGACTGGAGTCTGAGCACGCGGGTCGAGCCCCCGATCGATCCCATCGCGACGCCGGTCGCCACCTGGGTGGAGACGCAGCGAGGGTGTGTCTTCAGCTGTGAGTTCTGTGATTACCGGACCATCCAGACCCCGGCCGTCATGACCACGGATCGCGCCGCGGAGGCCATCCTGGCGGCAGGCGTCTCGCCGCGTGGCTCGGTGCGGATCACCGACTCCACGGCGACCTTCCCCCACAAGCGCTGGGAGGAGGTGCTGCAGAAGCTCATCGAGCGCGGAGGCTCCAAGGCGCCTTTGTGGTGCTTCGCGCGTGTCTCCGACATCAACGAGCGGAGCGCCGAGCTGATGAAGCTGGCCGGCGTCCAGCACATGTTCATCGGTCAGGAGAGCGGTGACCAGCGCGTCCTGACCGAGATGAAGAAGGGGACGAACGTCAAGCAGGTCCGCCCCGCCGTTGCGGCGCTCGCCAAGCACGGCCTGAACGCGACGTTCGCCTTCATTCATGGCTTCCCCGGGGAGGACGATGCGTCCATCCAGGCGACGCGAACACTCATCAAGACGCTGAACGACGGCCACGAGGATCGGCCCGTCGCGCTCCTGTACCTGGCGCAGCCGCTCGTCCTCTTCGATCTCGCCACGGTCAGCCAGCGCCCCGAGATGCAGGGCGTCGATCACTGGATGGCCTACGACAACGCCCGCTTCCCGCCGCAGCGCGCGCTGGCCGAGGTCTTGCAGACCGTGATGGAGGTCAGCCGCATCCCTCACGCGCCGGCGTACCTGCTGATGCCAGGGACCTTCCCGGGGTACTGGGAGGAGTATTTCTTCTTCTCGCCCCATCGCTACGAGGTCTTCCGGTGGATGAAGGCCCTCGAGCGCGGCGTGGCCATCTTCCTGGAGCGCGACCTGGAAGGGACCAAGCCCAACGACGCCGAACTCGCGCGCCTCAAGGAGCAGATCCTGGCCAGGCGAGAAGCGATCCCCGTCTGGCGCTCCAGGGCCGAGCGCATGGCCGCGCGGGCGCAGCGCCTGGTCGTCCAGCGGCTCACGCGCGAGTGGACGAACGAAGGGAAGACCGGCCCTGGGCCGCTCACCCGTGGCCTGATGGGGCTCTCCGTGCTCCGGGACACGCGGAACCCTCAGCTCGCCCGGGAGGCGCTCAAGACCGGCGTGTACCCCACGCTCGGCACGGTGAACCTCAAGGAGTCCGAGCTCGACTCCCTGGCCGCCGACCTGCGCGACGAGAGCCTCGGCGTCGAGCACCGACGCCGCCAGGTCGCTGCTGCGCGCAAAGCGTTCGTCCCTGCCTCCGCCCTCTCCAGGCGCGGGCCGAACGGCGAGCCGGTGACGCCCGGTGCATCCGATCCGGCCGAGAACGACGCCGCCACGTAA
- a CDS encoding tryptophan 7-halogenase, with amino-acid sequence MSTRPEVFDLIVIGGGPGGSTLASFVAMRGHRVLLLEREAFPRHQIGESLLPATVHGICAMLGLTDEMKRAGFPIKRGGTFRWGKEPEPWTFGFTRHPDDPYGFAYQVERARFDDMLLRNSERKGVDVRERHEVIDVLFEGERAVGVRYRNTEGVELMAHARFIVDASGNRTRVSQAVGERVYSRFFQNVALYGYFENGKRLPAPRQGNILSAAFQDGWFWYIPLSDTLTSVGAVVSREAAEAIKDGHEAALLRYIDRCPIIKEYLAPATRVTTGDYGEIRIRKDYSYCNTSFWKNGMALVGDAACFVDPVFSSGVHLATYSALLVARAINTCLAGEMSEQRCFEEFERRYRREYGNFYQFLVAFYDMNQDTDSYFWSARKIINTEERANEAFVRLIAGRSNLDEPVFQSVAKDFFTEREGFGAWFGGLVTSMAKGDGGGLMVGEGATDATESTGFAPENFMQGFTREITELQHLAMFGEDRGPETPLWSGGLVPSRDGLAWAVESGEDAAG; translated from the coding sequence ATGAGTACGAGGCCTGAGGTGTTCGATCTGATCGTCATCGGAGGTGGTCCTGGCGGCTCGACGCTCGCGTCGTTCGTCGCGATGCGTGGACACCGCGTTCTATTGCTCGAACGGGAAGCATTCCCTCGCCATCAAATTGGCGAGTCGCTGCTCCCGGCCACGGTGCACGGCATCTGCGCGATGCTCGGCCTCACCGATGAGATGAAGCGCGCCGGCTTCCCCATCAAGCGCGGCGGGACATTCCGGTGGGGAAAGGAGCCGGAGCCCTGGACGTTCGGCTTCACCCGTCACCCTGACGATCCTTATGGCTTCGCATACCAGGTCGAGCGGGCTCGCTTCGACGACATGCTCCTCAGGAACAGCGAGCGCAAAGGCGTCGACGTACGGGAGCGCCATGAAGTGATCGACGTCCTCTTCGAGGGCGAGAGGGCCGTCGGGGTCCGCTATCGGAACACCGAAGGCGTGGAACTCATGGCCCACGCCCGGTTCATCGTCGACGCCTCCGGCAACCGGACCCGGGTATCTCAGGCCGTCGGCGAGCGCGTCTACTCCAGGTTCTTTCAGAACGTCGCGCTCTATGGCTACTTCGAGAACGGCAAGCGCTTGCCCGCGCCCCGTCAAGGCAACATTCTCTCCGCCGCGTTCCAGGATGGCTGGTTCTGGTACATCCCGCTGTCGGACACGCTGACGAGCGTCGGCGCGGTCGTGTCCAGAGAGGCCGCGGAAGCCATCAAGGATGGGCATGAAGCCGCGCTCCTGCGCTACATCGACCGCTGCCCCATCATCAAAGAGTACCTTGCACCGGCCACGCGGGTGACGACCGGAGATTACGGTGAGATCCGTATTCGGAAGGATTACTCCTATTGCAATACCAGCTTCTGGAAGAACGGCATGGCCCTCGTGGGAGACGCAGCGTGCTTCGTCGACCCGGTGTTCTCGTCGGGCGTCCACCTGGCCACGTACTCCGCCTTGCTCGTCGCGCGCGCGATCAATACCTGCCTGGCCGGGGAGATGAGCGAACAGCGGTGCTTCGAGGAGTTCGAGCGACGATACCGTCGCGAATACGGTAACTTCTATCAGTTCCTCGTGGCGTTCTATGACATGAACCAGGATACGGACTCGTACTTCTGGTCAGCGCGCAAGATCATCAACACGGAGGAGCGTGCCAATGAGGCGTTCGTGCGGCTCATCGCGGGGCGCAGCAACCTCGACGAGCCTGTATTCCAGAGCGTCGCCAAGGACTTCTTCACCGAGCGCGAGGGATTCGGTGCCTGGTTCGGTGGCCTGGTCACCAGCATGGCGAAGGGGGACGGGGGAGGCCTCATGGTGGGGGAGGGGGCGACCGACGCCACGGAATCGACGGGCTTTGCACCCGAGAATTTCATGCAGGGCTTCACCCGGGAGATCACCGAGCTGCAGCATCTCGCGATGTTCGGCGAGGACCGAGGCCCGGAGACGCCGCTCTGGTCGGGTGGGCTCGTCCCGTCGCGCGATGGCCTCGCGTGGGCCGTGGAGAGCGGTGAGGACGCGGCCGGGTAG